A region of Streptomyces sp. NBC_01267 DNA encodes the following proteins:
- a CDS encoding amidohydrolase family protein — METFPKIISVDDHTVEPPHVWQDRLPSKYRDVGPRIVRAPLKEMTFMGGKFAPVMGAKGDDGPIGDWWVYEDLHRPLTRLDTAVGYDRDDIKLEVITYEQMRPGSFSVPDRLADMDVNHVQSALCFPTFPRFCGQTFTEAKDRELGLLGVRAYNDWMVEEWCGPEAHGRLIPLPIVPLWDAELAAAEVRRNAARGVRAVAFSEIPPHLGLPSIHSDDWDPFLAACDETGTVIGMHIGSSSKMPSTSADAPPAVGSTITFANCCYSMVDWLMSGKFERFPNLKIMYAEGQIGWIPYILERADVVWEENRGWGGVADKVHRPPSELFTEHVYGCFFDDAFGLKNLDSIGVGNVLYETDYPHSDSTWPKSREVGEAQMGHLAPDVVDRIVRGNAIDLLGLTPDGLWPGA, encoded by the coding sequence ATGGAGACCTTCCCGAAGATCATCTCGGTGGACGACCACACGGTGGAACCTCCCCATGTCTGGCAGGACCGGCTCCCGTCGAAGTACCGGGACGTCGGCCCGCGTATCGTTCGCGCACCTTTGAAGGAAATGACCTTCATGGGCGGAAAGTTCGCCCCGGTCATGGGTGCCAAGGGCGACGACGGGCCGATCGGCGACTGGTGGGTGTACGAGGACCTGCACCGGCCGCTGACCCGCCTGGACACGGCGGTCGGCTACGACAGGGACGACATCAAACTCGAAGTCATCACCTACGAACAGATGCGGCCCGGCTCCTTCTCGGTGCCCGACCGCCTCGCCGACATGGACGTCAACCACGTCCAGTCCGCCCTCTGCTTCCCGACCTTCCCGCGCTTCTGCGGCCAGACCTTCACCGAGGCGAAGGACCGGGAGCTGGGGCTCCTCGGTGTACGCGCCTACAACGACTGGATGGTCGAGGAGTGGTGCGGCCCCGAGGCGCACGGCCGCCTCATCCCGCTGCCGATCGTCCCGCTGTGGGACGCGGAGCTCGCGGCGGCCGAGGTCAGGCGCAACGCCGCACGCGGGGTGCGCGCGGTGGCGTTCTCCGAGATACCCCCGCACCTGGGACTGCCGTCCATCCACTCGGACGACTGGGACCCCTTCCTCGCCGCGTGCGACGAGACGGGCACGGTCATCGGGATGCACATCGGCTCCTCGTCGAAGATGCCCTCGACCTCGGCGGACGCCCCGCCCGCGGTGGGTTCGACGATCACCTTCGCCAACTGCTGCTACTCGATGGTCGACTGGCTGATGAGCGGCAAGTTCGAGCGCTTCCCGAACCTGAAGATCATGTACGCCGAGGGGCAGATCGGCTGGATCCCGTACATCCTGGAGCGCGCCGACGTGGTCTGGGAGGAGAACCGCGGCTGGGGCGGGGTGGCGGACAAGGTGCACCGGCCGCCGTCCGAGCTGTTCACCGAGCACGTCTACGGCTGCTTCTTCGACGACGCGTTCGGCCTGAAGAACCTCGACTCGATCGGGGTGGGGAACGTGCTGTACGAGACGGACTACCCGCACTCCGACTCGACCTGGCCGAAGTCCAGGGAGGTCGGCGAGGCGCAGATGGGGCACCTCGCGCCCGACGTGGTGGACCGCATCGTCCGCGGCAACGCGATCGACCTGCTCGGCCTCACCCCGGACGGGCTCTGGCCCGGGGCGTAG
- a CDS encoding FadD3 family acyl-CoA ligase, with protein sequence MRGDLEWGSIPALVRSAAERYGDREAVVDGRTRISYTELGERVERAAAACMASGVRAGDRVAVWAPNTVDWIVSALGAVTAGAVLVPLNTRFKGAEAAYVLEQSRARMLFVTGTFLGTSYVASLRRATAKGPGTGPLPSLPHLEEVVVLADDAPDTFRTWKDFLAGGEHIPAAAVRERADAVATDDPSDIIFTSGTTGRPKGAVITHAQTLRGYGIWCDLAGLREGDRYLIVNPFFHTFGYKAGVIACLMRGATMVPQPVFNVDTALANIAAERISVLPGPPTLHQSLLDHPARDQHDLSALRLVVTGAAVVPLRLVERLRGELHISTVLTAYGLSEASGIVTMCRRGDEAEVIASTSGRAIPDTEVRVVSADPDGPGEVQVRGFHVMQGYFEAPEETAEAFTEDGWLRTGDVGVLDAAGNLRITDRIKDMFIVGGFNAYPAEIEQLLGLHPDVADVAVIGVPDGRLGEVGKAYAVRRPGSTLTSDDLIAWARREMANYKVPRAVEFVAELPRNASGKVLKTVLRGRGQGLRAE encoded by the coding sequence ATGCGCGGGGACTTGGAGTGGGGCAGCATTCCGGCGCTGGTGCGGTCCGCTGCCGAACGGTACGGGGACCGGGAGGCCGTCGTCGACGGCCGTACCCGGATTTCGTACACGGAACTCGGCGAACGGGTCGAGCGGGCGGCGGCGGCGTGCATGGCGTCGGGGGTCCGCGCGGGCGACCGGGTGGCGGTCTGGGCGCCGAACACCGTCGACTGGATCGTCTCGGCGCTGGGCGCGGTGACGGCGGGCGCGGTGCTCGTTCCGCTGAACACGCGCTTCAAGGGCGCGGAGGCGGCGTACGTACTGGAGCAGAGCCGCGCGCGGATGCTCTTCGTCACCGGCACCTTCCTCGGCACCTCGTACGTGGCGTCCCTGCGGCGGGCCACGGCGAAGGGCCCGGGAACCGGCCCGCTGCCCTCACTCCCGCATCTGGAGGAGGTGGTGGTCCTGGCGGACGACGCCCCCGACACCTTCCGGACCTGGAAGGACTTCCTGGCCGGCGGCGAACACATCCCGGCGGCAGCCGTACGGGAACGGGCGGACGCGGTAGCCACCGACGACCCCTCCGACATCATCTTCACCTCGGGCACCACGGGCCGCCCCAAGGGCGCGGTGATCACCCACGCCCAGACCCTGCGCGGCTACGGCATCTGGTGCGATCTCGCCGGTCTGCGCGAAGGCGACCGCTACCTCATCGTCAACCCCTTCTTCCACACCTTCGGCTACAAGGCGGGCGTCATCGCCTGTCTGATGCGGGGCGCCACGATGGTCCCGCAGCCGGTCTTCAACGTGGACACGGCGCTCGCCAACATCGCGGCCGAACGCATCTCGGTGCTGCCGGGACCGCCCACCCTCCACCAGTCGCTCCTCGACCACCCGGCCCGCGACCAGCACGACCTCAGCGCGCTGCGGCTGGTGGTGACGGGAGCCGCGGTGGTGCCGCTGCGGCTCGTCGAGCGGCTGCGTGGGGAGCTGCACATCTCGACGGTGCTGACCGCGTACGGCCTCTCCGAGGCGAGCGGCATCGTGACGATGTGCCGCCGGGGCGACGAGGCGGAGGTGATCGCCTCGACCTCGGGGCGGGCGATCCCGGACACGGAGGTGCGCGTGGTGTCCGCCGACCCGGACGGGCCCGGCGAGGTGCAGGTACGCGGATTCCACGTCATGCAGGGGTACTTCGAGGCACCCGAGGAGACGGCGGAGGCCTTCACGGAGGACGGCTGGCTGCGGACGGGCGACGTGGGGGTACTGGACGCGGCGGGCAATCTGCGGATCACCGACCGGATCAAGGACATGTTCATCGTCGGCGGCTTCAACGCGTACCCGGCGGAGATAGAGCAACTGCTCGGCCTGCACCCGGACGTGGCCGACGTCGCAGTGATCGGCGTACCGGACGGCCGGCTGGGCGAGGTCGGCAAGGCGTACGCGGTACGGCGCCCTGGCTCGACGCTCACCTCGGACGACCTGATCGCCTGGGCGCGGCGCGAGATGGCGAACTACAAGGTGCCCCGGGCGGTCGAGTTCGTCGCGGAACTGCCGCGGAACGCGAGCGGGAAGGTGCTGAAGACGGTGCTGCGGGGACGGGGGCAGGGGCTGCGCGCGGAGTGA
- a CDS encoding AfsR/SARP family transcriptional regulator — translation MDRDSGPRVPEQRTPRQTPDQGLCFSVLGPVRAWRNGEALPPGSPQQRALLAALLTRDGRTATAGELIDAIWGDDPPSQALAAVRTYASRLRKILDPGVLVSESGGYAIRIRAEAVDLNRAQQLAVSAEKATASGDRAAARALIDEALELWDGEPLANVPGPYAETQRARLEEWRLQLTESRLDMDLEVGAHAEAVSELTALTAAHPLRERLRELLMLALYRSGRQAEALAVYADTRRLLADELGVDPRPELARLQQRILQADAELARPAEEPEPAAPTAARPAQLPATVPDFTGRASFVKELSERLATDEGSVMAVSALAGIGGVGKTTLAVHVAHAARPYFPDGQLYVDLQGAGARAAEPETVLGSFLRALGTQDSAIPDSLDERAALYRTALDGRRVLVLLDNARDAAQIRPLLPGTTGSAALVTSRARMVDLAGAHLIDLDVMSPEEALQLFTKIVGEERVTSERQASLDVVAACGFLPLAIRIAASRLAARRTWTVSVLAAKLADERRRLDELQAGDLAVKATFELGYGQLEPQQARAFRLLGLADGPDISLAAAASVLNMPAREAEDLLESLVDTSLLESAAPGRYRYHDLVRLYARACAERDEHPPVERELALSRLLDFYLATAARVYAIERPGDRLVDHLEPTTYQGLVFTHRHDAQDWLYSEAMSLLACVRQSTRPGTLRRAVDLLWASLDLAESGANSKEYSYAATLLRDAARAGRDEHAEGRAAITLTYVHHVAGRFEQAGQEAQEADRLALRTADRLSACWAANLLGIMAFYQGHFDTGTEHLTRALEGFRDCGDMAGEASALCNLSRLRLVTGDVTDAVLLSRQGTEMYDRMGHALKGANGRYALGLALTQSGQLTAAADQLKEALDVFRDSRQRLWEGMALFRLAEVDIAAGRPAQAAAGAEMALTVLRGIGGQWRRGNVLTALGRALTGIGQSDRARVCWLEALTIYEELKSPEADGVRALLTPAAAA, via the coding sequence ATGGACCGTGACAGCGGGCCGCGCGTACCGGAGCAGCGGACACCGCGGCAGACCCCGGACCAGGGGCTCTGCTTCAGCGTGCTCGGACCGGTACGCGCCTGGCGGAACGGCGAGGCGCTGCCGCCGGGTTCCCCGCAGCAGCGCGCGCTGCTGGCCGCACTGCTGACACGGGACGGCCGCACGGCCACCGCGGGCGAGCTGATCGACGCGATCTGGGGCGACGACCCGCCCTCGCAGGCGCTGGCCGCGGTACGGACGTACGCCTCCCGGCTGCGCAAGATCCTCGATCCGGGGGTCCTGGTCAGCGAGTCGGGCGGGTACGCGATCCGGATCCGGGCCGAGGCCGTCGACCTCAACCGGGCCCAGCAGCTGGCCGTGAGCGCCGAGAAGGCCACCGCGTCCGGTGACCGCGCGGCGGCCCGCGCCCTGATCGACGAGGCCCTCGAACTGTGGGACGGCGAGCCGCTGGCGAACGTGCCGGGGCCGTACGCCGAGACCCAGCGCGCCCGCCTGGAGGAGTGGCGGCTCCAGCTCACCGAGTCGCGGCTGGACATGGACCTGGAGGTCGGCGCCCACGCGGAGGCGGTCTCCGAGCTGACGGCCCTGACCGCGGCCCACCCGCTGCGCGAACGCCTGCGGGAGCTCCTCATGCTGGCGCTGTACCGCAGCGGGCGGCAGGCGGAGGCGCTGGCCGTGTACGCCGACACGCGCCGGCTGCTCGCCGACGAACTGGGCGTCGACCCGAGACCGGAGCTGGCCAGGCTCCAGCAGCGCATCCTGCAGGCCGACGCGGAGCTGGCCCGCCCCGCCGAGGAACCCGAACCCGCCGCGCCCACCGCCGCGCGCCCGGCACAGCTCCCGGCCACCGTCCCGGACTTCACCGGCCGGGCCTCCTTCGTCAAGGAGCTGAGCGAACGGCTCGCCACCGACGAGGGATCCGTGATGGCCGTGTCGGCGCTGGCGGGCATCGGCGGCGTGGGCAAGACCACGCTCGCCGTGCACGTGGCGCACGCGGCCCGGCCGTACTTCCCGGACGGCCAGCTGTACGTCGACCTCCAGGGCGCGGGGGCACGGGCCGCCGAACCGGAGACCGTACTCGGCTCGTTCCTGCGCGCCCTCGGTACGCAGGACTCCGCCATCCCGGACTCCCTCGACGAACGCGCCGCGCTCTACCGCACCGCGCTCGACGGCCGCCGGGTGCTGGTCCTGCTCGACAACGCCCGGGACGCGGCCCAGATCCGCCCGCTGCTGCCCGGTACGACGGGCTCGGCGGCACTGGTCACCAGCCGCGCCCGGATGGTCGACCTGGCGGGCGCGCACCTGATCGACCTGGACGTGATGTCGCCCGAGGAGGCGCTCCAGCTCTTCACGAAGATCGTCGGCGAGGAGCGGGTCACCAGCGAACGCCAGGCGTCCCTGGACGTGGTGGCCGCCTGCGGCTTCCTGCCGCTGGCCATCCGCATCGCGGCCTCCCGCCTGGCCGCCCGCCGCACCTGGACGGTCTCGGTGCTGGCCGCGAAGCTCGCCGACGAGCGGCGCAGGCTGGACGAGCTCCAGGCGGGCGACCTCGCGGTGAAGGCGACGTTCGAGCTGGGCTACGGCCAGCTGGAGCCGCAGCAGGCCCGCGCGTTCCGCCTGCTGGGCCTGGCCGACGGCCCGGACATCTCGCTGGCGGCTGCCGCCTCCGTACTGAACATGCCGGCCAGGGAGGCCGAGGACCTGCTGGAGTCGCTGGTCGACACCTCACTGCTGGAGTCGGCGGCGCCCGGCCGGTACCGCTACCACGACCTCGTACGGCTCTACGCGCGTGCGTGCGCCGAGCGCGACGAACACCCGCCGGTGGAGCGGGAGCTGGCGCTGTCGCGGCTGCTGGACTTCTATCTGGCGACGGCGGCGCGGGTGTACGCGATCGAGCGGCCCGGCGACCGGCTGGTGGACCACCTGGAGCCGACGACGTACCAGGGCCTGGTCTTCACGCACCGGCACGACGCGCAGGACTGGCTGTACTCGGAGGCGATGTCGCTGCTGGCCTGCGTACGCCAGTCGACGCGGCCGGGCACGCTGCGGCGGGCGGTGGACCTGCTCTGGGCCTCGCTGGACCTGGCCGAGTCGGGGGCCAACTCGAAGGAGTACAGCTACGCCGCCACCCTGCTGCGGGACGCGGCGCGCGCCGGACGGGACGAACACGCCGAGGGACGGGCGGCCATCACCCTGACCTATGTGCACCATGTCGCGGGGCGGTTCGAGCAGGCCGGTCAGGAGGCGCAGGAGGCGGACCGGCTCGCCCTGCGGACCGCGGACCGGCTGTCCGCGTGCTGGGCGGCCAACCTGCTGGGCATCATGGCGTTCTACCAGGGCCACTTCGACACCGGGACGGAGCATCTCACCCGGGCCCTCGAAGGGTTCCGCGACTGCGGGGACATGGCGGGCGAGGCCAGCGCGCTGTGCAATCTGTCGCGGCTGCGCCTCGTCACCGGAGACGTCACCGACGCGGTGTTGCTCTCCCGTCAGGGCACGGAGATGTACGACCGCATGGGACACGCGCTCAAGGGGGCCAACGGCCGCTACGCGCTGGGGCTCGCGCTGACCCAGAGCGGTCAGCTCACCGCCGCCGCGGACCAGCTGAAGGAGGCCTTGGACGTGTTCCGTGACAGCCGCCAGCGCCTGTGGGAGGGGATGGCTCTCTTCCGGCTGGCCGAGGTCGACATCGCGGCGGGCCGCCCGGCCCAGGCGGCGGCCGGGGCGGAGATGGCGCTGACCGTGCTGCGCGGCATCGGTGGCCAGTGGCGGCGCGGGAACGTACTCACCGCGCTGGGCCGCGCGCTGACCGGCATAGGGCAGTCCGACCGCGCGCGGGTCTGCTGGCTGGAGGCGCTGACCATCTACGAGGAGCTGAAGTCACCGGAGGCGGACGGGGTACGCGCCCTGCTGACGCCCGCCGCGGCGGCCTGA